The following coding sequences lie in one Methanothermobacter sp. MT-2 genomic window:
- a CDS encoding isoleucyl-tRNA synthetase, whose product MPIQEAERTYQPQRIEEKVQDFWEERDIYERIKRIKKDKPRYSFLDGPPYCSGRIHLGTAWNKIIKDAYLRFKSMNGFNVRRQAGWDAHGLPIEHKVEGLLGIKSKKEIEKIGIDKFVEKCREFATKNKEIMTGQFKKLGVWMDWDKPYITFDPNYMESCWWTLKQAHKKNLLINDLRVITWCPRCETALALAEIDYHEKEDPSIYVKFPLEKENHFILVWTTTPWTLPANMAVTVHPDFDYVYAKVGDETYLLAEALADTILEDYKIIKRVKGHELEKLEYEHPLKEEVPYHKDIKHHIILGEHVSLTEGTGCVHTAPGHGPEDFEIGKKYGLPIFCPVDEAGIFKEEAGKYKDKFVKDADPYITKDLESKNLLFKADTIRHRYGFCWRCKTPIIYLATQQWFLKITEIKDKMLKEIERVEWIPSWAGESRFRNWIENAKDWTISRQRYWGIPLPIWICEKCGQIKVIGSIDELKENISQEELKGDFIHRPYVDKIILKCECGSKMRRTPDVLDVWIDSGVAGWASLYYPKEKKLFNKWFPYDFITEGHDQTRGWFYSQLGCGIIALDQVPYQKVLMHGFTLDEEGRKMSKSLGNVVEPEEVIEKYGVDVLRFYLLWANKPWEDLKFVWEELKNINKMFNILWNVYVFATTYMVLDDFNPHEHKEFKFRPEDQWILSRINSVAENVTNALEKLLFHKATRELHDFIVEDLSRWYVRLIRSRTWIEKDDPDKIAAYYALYNVLETLILIMSPITPHLTEDIYQNLVRGADPNVPESIHMLEWKYHPGFIDKDLEDKMDIIRDVIEACARARDKAKYKLRWPVKNITVVSEDKKILEAVKSLKSVVIDQANTKKLDVTLEFERMKINAKPNPKTLGPRLRGDMPLAMKKLQETDGLEIKSILEQEGSYKLKIKDKEIQLGKEDIIFETELPEDIVTAKFDGGSVFVDTELTHEILSEAMARELIRRIQDMRKDLDLDVEAHINVDIKCSNKFKRLVEPHEEFIKNEVRAKTLSFKGEKIGYVKKWKISDEKLTISILES is encoded by the coding sequence ATGCCAATCCAAGAGGCTGAAAGAACATACCAACCCCAGCGTATCGAAGAAAAAGTCCAAGACTTCTGGGAAGAAAGGGACATCTACGAGAGAATTAAAAGAATAAAAAAGGACAAGCCACGATATTCATTTTTAGACGGTCCACCATATTGCAGCGGCCGCATACACCTTGGAACAGCATGGAACAAGATCATAAAGGATGCTTACCTCCGATTTAAGAGCATGAACGGATTTAATGTTAGAAGACAAGCAGGCTGGGACGCCCACGGCCTCCCAATTGAACATAAAGTAGAAGGGCTTCTTGGCATAAAAAGCAAAAAAGAAATAGAAAAGATAGGGATAGACAAATTTGTGGAAAAATGCAGGGAATTCGCCACAAAAAACAAGGAGATAATGACAGGACAATTCAAAAAACTAGGGGTTTGGATGGACTGGGACAAACCCTATATAACCTTTGATCCCAATTATATGGAATCTTGTTGGTGGACCCTCAAACAAGCACATAAAAAGAACCTACTCATAAATGACCTACGAGTCATAACATGGTGCCCGCGTTGTGAAACAGCCCTCGCACTTGCGGAAATAGATTATCATGAAAAGGAAGACCCCTCAATATATGTAAAATTCCCACTAGAAAAAGAGAATCATTTCATTCTAGTATGGACTACAACACCATGGACACTCCCAGCCAACATGGCAGTAACAGTACACCCTGATTTTGATTATGTATATGCAAAAGTAGGTGATGAAACATACCTCCTGGCAGAGGCGCTAGCAGACACAATACTAGAAGACTACAAAATAATAAAAAGGGTTAAAGGCCACGAACTTGAAAAATTAGAATATGAACATCCACTCAAAGAAGAAGTACCATACCACAAAGACATTAAACACCATATAATCCTAGGAGAACATGTAAGCCTCACAGAAGGAACTGGATGCGTTCACACAGCCCCAGGACATGGACCAGAAGACTTCGAAATCGGTAAAAAGTATGGTCTACCAATATTCTGTCCAGTAGACGAAGCAGGCATATTCAAAGAAGAAGCAGGCAAATACAAAGACAAATTCGTAAAAGATGCCGATCCATACATCACAAAAGACCTTGAATCAAAAAACTTGCTATTCAAGGCCGATACCATCAGACACCGTTACGGATTCTGTTGGAGATGCAAAACCCCAATAATATACCTCGCAACCCAACAATGGTTCCTAAAGATCACAGAAATAAAAGACAAAATGTTAAAGGAGATCGAAAGGGTTGAATGGATCCCATCATGGGCTGGTGAAAGCAGATTCCGCAACTGGATCGAAAACGCCAAGGATTGGACAATATCAAGACAAAGATATTGGGGCATACCCCTACCCATATGGATATGTGAAAAATGTGGCCAAATCAAAGTCATAGGATCCATAGATGAACTAAAAGAAAACATAAGCCAAGAAGAACTCAAAGGAGACTTCATACACAGACCCTACGTTGACAAAATAATCCTAAAATGTGAATGCGGCTCAAAAATGAGGAGAACACCAGATGTACTAGATGTCTGGATCGACTCAGGGGTTGCTGGATGGGCATCACTCTACTACCCCAAAGAAAAAAAACTGTTCAATAAATGGTTCCCATATGACTTCATAACAGAAGGCCATGACCAAACAAGAGGTTGGTTCTATTCACAACTTGGCTGCGGAATCATCGCCCTAGACCAAGTACCTTACCAGAAGGTTCTCATGCATGGATTCACTCTCGATGAAGAAGGTCGTAAAATGAGCAAATCCCTCGGGAATGTAGTCGAACCCGAGGAAGTCATAGAAAAATATGGCGTTGACGTCCTCAGATTCTACCTCCTATGGGCCAATAAACCATGGGAAGATCTTAAATTTGTATGGGAAGAACTTAAAAACATTAATAAAATGTTCAACATCCTCTGGAACGTGTACGTCTTCGCAACCACCTATATGGTTCTAGACGATTTCAACCCTCATGAACACAAAGAATTTAAATTTAGACCAGAAGACCAGTGGATACTATCAAGGATAAATTCAGTAGCAGAAAATGTCACAAATGCCCTTGAAAAACTATTATTCCACAAGGCCACTCGAGAACTTCATGATTTTATAGTGGAAGATCTTAGCAGATGGTATGTTAGACTCATACGCAGCAGGACATGGATCGAAAAGGACGATCCAGATAAGATAGCAGCATACTACGCCCTCTACAACGTCCTTGAAACCCTAATCCTTATAATGTCACCTATAACACCGCATTTGACAGAGGACATATACCAGAATTTAGTAAGGGGCGCTGACCCCAACGTACCAGAAAGCATACACATGCTAGAATGGAAATACCATCCGGGATTCATAGATAAGGATCTTGAAGATAAAATGGATATTATAAGAGATGTTATCGAAGCATGTGCACGTGCAAGGGACAAGGCAAAATACAAGCTCAGATGGCCAGTGAAAAACATAACAGTAGTATCAGAAGACAAAAAAATATTAGAGGCTGTGAAATCACTCAAAAGCGTTGTTATTGACCAAGCAAACACAAAAAAACTAGATGTGACCTTAGAATTTGAGAGGATGAAAATAAATGCTAAACCCAATCCAAAAACTCTAGGACCACGACTCAGAGGCGACATGCCCCTAGCAATGAAAAAACTGCAAGAAACAGATGGATTGGAAATAAAATCCATCTTGGAACAGGAAGGATCATACAAACTCAAAATCAAAGACAAAGAAATCCAATTGGGAAAGGAGGATATCATATTCGAGACAGAGTTGCCAGAGGATATTGTAACAGCCAAATTCGATGGTGGAAGCGTCTTTGTAGATACAGAACTGACCCATGAGATATTAAGTGAAGCTATGGCAAGGGAACTCATCCGCCGCATCCAGGATATGCGAAAAGACCTCGATCTTGACGTTGAAGCACACATTAACGTAGATATTAAATGCAGTAACAAATTCAAAAGACTTGTAGAACCCCATGAAGAATTCATTAAAAATGAAGTAAGGGCAAAAACGCTCTCATTCAAGGGAGAAAAGATAGGCTACGTCAAAAAGTGGAAAATCTCCGACGAAAAACTCACAATATCCATCCTAGAATCATAA
- a CDS encoding S-adenosylmethionine synthetase codes for MRNIIIEPLRQPSIEEQKIEIVERKGIGHPDSISDGIAESVSRALCNAYLEHFGTIMHHNTDEVQITAGESTPKFGGGEVLKPINILLTGRGISEVDRKKIGLDRIAIGAAKEYLKENIRNLDVETCTIVECKIGHGSGELRDVFTRRDSAPLSNDTSFGVGFAPFSETENIVLETEKLLNSQKFKRKYPAVGEDIKVMGLREEDEITLTVAVAMVDKYVADLEEYIEIKSILEENILDLARKYTDRDINIFINTADKYDEEKPSVYITVTGTSAEMGDDGSVGRGNRANGLITPNRPMSMEATSGKNPINHVGKIYNLLANQMASDIVKNVDGIKQIHIMILSQIGKPINQPKAATSQILLEEGYKIEEVQEDISRIMDEWFDNIGDITEMLIKGKLKTF; via the coding sequence GTGAGAAACATAATTATAGAACCACTTAGACAACCGTCAATCGAGGAACAAAAGATAGAGATAGTTGAAAGGAAGGGTATAGGTCATCCTGATAGTATAAGTGATGGTATAGCAGAGTCTGTTAGCAGAGCCCTCTGTAATGCTTATCTTGAACATTTTGGGACTATAATGCATCATAATACCGATGAAGTCCAGATAACAGCAGGTGAATCCACCCCAAAATTCGGCGGCGGCGAAGTACTAAAACCCATAAACATACTCCTAACAGGTAGGGGTATCTCAGAAGTGGACAGGAAGAAAATAGGACTTGACCGTATCGCTATAGGAGCCGCTAAAGAATATTTGAAGGAGAATATCCGAAACCTTGACGTTGAAACATGCACTATAGTGGAATGCAAGATAGGTCATGGTTCAGGAGAATTAAGAGACGTTTTCACAAGAAGGGATAGCGCACCCTTATCCAATGACACCTCCTTCGGAGTGGGATTCGCCCCATTCTCAGAAACAGAAAACATAGTACTTGAAACCGAAAAGCTGCTAAATTCCCAGAAATTCAAAAGAAAATATCCGGCAGTAGGGGAAGACATAAAAGTCATGGGTCTAAGAGAAGAAGATGAAATAACCCTCACAGTCGCAGTTGCTATGGTTGATAAATATGTAGCAGATCTTGAAGAATACATTGAAATCAAAAGCATTCTCGAAGAGAACATCCTAGATCTCGCCAGAAAGTACACTGACAGAGACATTAATATATTCATAAACACAGCCGACAAATACGATGAAGAAAAACCGTCAGTTTATATAACAGTCACGGGAACTTCAGCCGAAATGGGAGACGACGGCTCCGTGGGACGCGGTAACAGGGCGAACGGGCTTATAACACCTAACAGGCCCATGTCAATGGAGGCAACCTCTGGTAAGAACCCTATAAACCATGTAGGTAAAATATACAACCTATTAGCTAATCAGATGGCATCAGACATAGTCAAAAACGTTGATGGCATCAAACAAATCCATATAATGATCCTAAGCCAGATAGGGAAACCAATCAATCAACCCAAAGCAGCCACTTCACAGATACTACTCGAAGAAGGCTACAAGATAGAAGAAGTCCAAGAAGACATTTCAAGGATAATGGATGAATGGTTCGACAATATAGGGGATATAACAGAGATGCTGATAAAAGGAAAACTTAAAACATTCTAG
- a CDS encoding nucleoside diphosphate kinase, whose protein sequence is MDKTMLSIADGIAASIIATDFSKFEKRNNIISRVARSGEIKSLKMLTIAASFNEDLITLKFNDKPKEIIISGIAAPER, encoded by the coding sequence ATGGATAAAACCATGCTGAGCATTGCAGATGGCATTGCAGCTTCTATAATTGCAACAGATTTTTCCAAGTTTGAAAAAAGAAACAATATTATAAGTAGGGTGGCTAGAAGTGGGGAGATTAAAAGTTTAAAGATGCTCACAATCGCTGCATCTTTCAATGAAGACCTTATAACCTTAAAATTTAATGATAAGCCCAAGGAGATCATTATAAGTGGAATAGCCGCCCCTGAAAGATAA
- a CDS encoding phosphoribosylformylglycinamidine synthase, with the protein MVLTDEEIKFIKKELGREPNPLEYGMLDVMFSEHCSYKSSRPILKLFPTEGKKVIIGPGDDAGVVEITPEFALAIGIESHNHPSAIEPYGGAGTGIGGILRDILSMGAMPIALLDSLHFGHLEDQKSRYLFENVVKGISDYGNRVGVPTVAGEVEFDENFQYNPLVNVMCVGLVKKEKIKRAAAPNPGEIFLLMGGRTGRDGIHGVTFASEELTSSSEIEDRPAVQIGDPFTKKMVLEASLEIMDKVEVSGVKDLGGGGLTCCISEIVAKYDNGAIVELEKIPLREEGMTPYEIMLSESQERMLFVIKPEDIEKAMKICEKYELPAAIIGKVTDDGKMKVIKNGEIIADLPAKLLADPPVIIREAKKPSYPRKEVKIEHPPMREALIKVLSSPNIASKEWVYRQYDHEVQIRTVVKPGDDAAVLRIDNENGIAITVDSNSIHTKLNPYHGGAGSVAEAIRNVVSMGAWPLCIVDCLNFGNPEKPTVFWEFTECVKGMAKTAKTFKTPVISGNVSFYNETEGVTVNPSPIVGVAGSLKLKKIKTMDFKAEDDKIIIVGFTRAELGGSEYYKRVHNLVYGEPPQVMFEEELKAAKSVYSIIEEFGDGITAIHDCSTGGLAVALAEMSIKSGLGAEININKIPNNCKNKHQLLFSESHGRYIITAKYDLADNIIDEIEVPSSIIGSVGGESLQIGNLILPVEELQKTYHGVIEKYM; encoded by the coding sequence ATGGTTTTAACAGATGAAGAAATCAAATTCATAAAAAAAGAACTTGGAAGAGAACCTAACCCCCTTGAATATGGGATGCTCGACGTCATGTTCTCAGAACACTGCTCATATAAAAGCAGCAGACCCATCCTCAAATTATTCCCCACAGAAGGCAAAAAAGTCATAATAGGACCGGGAGACGACGCAGGAGTCGTTGAAATAACCCCAGAATTCGCCCTTGCCATAGGAATAGAAAGCCATAATCATCCATCAGCCATAGAACCCTATGGAGGAGCGGGCACAGGCATAGGTGGGATACTCCGCGACATACTTTCAATGGGAGCCATGCCAATAGCACTCCTAGATTCATTACACTTCGGACACCTAGAAGACCAAAAATCAAGATACCTCTTCGAAAATGTAGTGAAAGGAATATCAGATTATGGAAACAGGGTAGGAGTCCCAACAGTAGCAGGAGAAGTTGAATTCGATGAAAACTTCCAATACAACCCACTCGTAAATGTCATGTGCGTCGGCCTAGTCAAAAAAGAAAAGATAAAAAGAGCAGCAGCCCCCAACCCAGGCGAAATATTCTTGCTCATGGGTGGTAGAACAGGGAGAGACGGAATACACGGAGTCACATTCGCATCAGAGGAGCTCACAAGCTCTTCAGAGATAGAAGACAGGCCAGCAGTACAGATAGGGGACCCATTCACAAAAAAGATGGTGCTAGAAGCCAGCCTTGAAATAATGGACAAAGTGGAAGTTTCAGGAGTCAAGGATCTTGGAGGGGGTGGACTCACATGCTGCATATCAGAAATTGTAGCGAAATACGATAACGGTGCAATAGTCGAACTCGAAAAAATACCACTACGTGAAGAAGGAATGACACCATACGAGATAATGCTATCAGAATCCCAAGAAAGAATGTTATTCGTGATAAAACCAGAGGACATAGAAAAAGCCATGAAAATATGCGAGAAATATGAACTTCCAGCAGCCATCATAGGCAAAGTCACAGATGACGGCAAAATGAAGGTAATAAAAAATGGTGAAATAATAGCAGATCTCCCAGCCAAACTCCTCGCAGACCCACCAGTTATCATAAGAGAAGCTAAAAAACCATCATATCCGCGAAAAGAAGTGAAAATAGAACATCCCCCAATGAGAGAAGCTCTCATTAAAGTTTTGTCTTCACCTAACATTGCGAGTAAAGAATGGGTTTATCGACAATATGATCATGAAGTCCAAATACGCACCGTGGTAAAACCTGGAGATGATGCAGCAGTCTTAAGAATCGACAACGAAAATGGCATAGCAATCACAGTAGACTCCAACAGTATACATACAAAACTCAACCCCTACCATGGTGGAGCCGGTTCAGTGGCAGAAGCCATAAGAAACGTTGTATCAATGGGGGCCTGGCCACTCTGCATAGTAGACTGCCTCAATTTCGGCAACCCTGAAAAACCCACAGTATTCTGGGAATTCACTGAATGCGTTAAGGGAATGGCAAAGACGGCTAAAACATTTAAAACTCCTGTTATAAGTGGTAATGTAAGTTTCTACAATGAAACAGAAGGCGTAACAGTCAATCCTTCCCCTATTGTAGGAGTTGCAGGCTCACTGAAACTTAAAAAGATAAAAACCATGGATTTCAAGGCAGAAGATGATAAAATAATCATTGTCGGGTTCACAAGAGCGGAACTGGGAGGATCTGAATATTACAAAAGGGTGCACAATCTCGTCTACGGGGAACCCCCACAAGTAATGTTCGAAGAGGAACTAAAGGCAGCCAAATCCGTTTACAGCATAATAGAAGAGTTTGGTGATGGTATCACAGCCATACACGACTGTTCTACAGGTGGATTAGCTGTGGCGTTAGCGGAGATGAGCATAAAATCAGGCCTCGGAGCTGAAATCAATATCAACAAGATCCCAAACAATTGCAAAAACAAGCACCAGCTCCTATTTTCAGAATCACACGGCCGATATATTATAACAGCAAAATATGACCTGGCTGATAATATAATAGATGAAATAGAGGTTCCATCTTCAATTATAGGCAGTGTTGGTGGTGAAAGTCTACAGATAGGCAACCTAATACTCCCAGTAGAGGAACTTCAAAAGACATACCATGGAGTGATAGAAAAGTACATGTAA
- a CDS encoding CoB-CoM heterodisulfide reductase iron-sulfur, subunit A: protein MAEEKKEEMEEPRIGVYVCHCGVNIAGVLDIDEVRDYAASLPNVVVAKDYKYYCSDPGQLEIQEDIKELGLNRVIVAACSPRLHEPTFRRCVEEAGLNQFLFEFANIREQDSWVHMHEPEAATEKAKDLIRMAVAKSRLLEPLEASTVSVEDKALVIGGGVAGIQASLDLADMGFKTYLVERRPSIGGRMAQLDKTFPTLDCSMCILSPKMVDVGKHENIELITYAEVKQVDGYIGNFKVKVEKKPRYIIEEECVGCGTCVEVCPIEMPNYFDEGIGMTKAVYIPFPQAVPLCATINKDYCIECNLCDEVCERGAVNHDQEPEEIELEVGTIVVATGYDPYDPTEKIEYGYGQYTNVITGLELERMINASGPTEGKVLKPSDGKKPKRIAFLHCVGSRDEQVGKPYCSRVCCMYIMKNAQLIKDKVPETEIACYYMDIRAFGKGFEEFYKRSQEQYGIKFIRGRAAEIIENPDLTLTVRAEDTLIGKTTEYTYDMVVLGVGLTPPEGIEDLRKTIGLSKSADGFLMEAHPKLRPVDTLTDGVYLAGVSQGPKDIPDSVAQSSGAAARAAIPMVKGEVEIEPIIAVTDLDVCGGCQVCVELCPFGAIEIKDDQANVNVALCKGCGTCVAACPSGAMDQQHFRTKQIMAQIEAAFREPAK from the coding sequence TTGGCAGAAGAAAAAAAGGAAGAAATGGAAGAACCACGAATAGGCGTCTATGTTTGCCACTGTGGAGTGAACATAGCCGGCGTACTAGACATTGACGAAGTAAGAGACTATGCAGCATCACTCCCCAACGTAGTCGTTGCAAAAGACTACAAATACTACTGCTCAGACCCAGGACAACTAGAAATCCAAGAAGACATAAAAGAACTAGGACTAAACAGGGTCATAGTCGCCGCATGCTCACCCCGACTCCACGAACCCACATTCAGAAGATGCGTTGAAGAAGCAGGCCTAAACCAGTTCCTATTCGAATTCGCAAACATAAGAGAACAAGACTCATGGGTCCACATGCACGAACCAGAAGCCGCAACAGAAAAAGCCAAAGACCTCATAAGAATGGCAGTTGCAAAATCAAGACTACTAGAACCACTAGAAGCATCAACAGTCAGCGTCGAAGACAAAGCACTAGTCATAGGAGGAGGAGTTGCAGGCATACAAGCATCCCTAGACCTTGCCGACATGGGCTTTAAAACATACCTCGTCGAGAGAAGGCCAAGTATCGGAGGCCGAATGGCCCAACTAGACAAAACATTCCCAACCTTGGACTGTTCAATGTGTATCCTCTCACCAAAAATGGTAGACGTGGGTAAACATGAAAACATAGAACTTATAACCTATGCTGAAGTCAAACAAGTAGACGGTTACATTGGAAACTTCAAGGTAAAAGTCGAAAAGAAACCAAGATACATTATTGAAGAGGAATGTGTAGGCTGCGGTACTTGCGTAGAGGTATGCCCAATTGAAATGCCCAACTACTTCGATGAAGGCATTGGAATGACCAAAGCCGTATACATACCATTCCCACAGGCAGTGCCATTATGCGCCACCATAAACAAGGACTACTGTATAGAATGTAACCTATGTGATGAAGTCTGTGAAAGGGGAGCTGTAAACCACGACCAAGAACCCGAAGAAATCGAATTAGAAGTCGGCACAATTGTAGTGGCAACAGGATACGACCCATATGACCCAACAGAAAAGATAGAATACGGCTACGGCCAATACACCAATGTAATAACTGGTCTAGAACTTGAAAGGATGATCAACGCATCAGGACCAACAGAAGGTAAAGTGCTCAAACCATCAGATGGTAAAAAACCAAAGAGGATAGCCTTCTTACATTGTGTCGGTTCAAGGGACGAACAAGTCGGAAAACCATACTGTTCAAGAGTCTGCTGCATGTATATCATGAAGAACGCGCAACTCATAAAAGACAAAGTGCCAGAAACCGAGATAGCATGTTACTACATGGACATCAGAGCATTCGGTAAAGGATTCGAAGAATTCTATAAACGATCACAAGAACAATATGGTATAAAATTCATCAGAGGAAGAGCAGCTGAAATAATAGAAAACCCAGACCTCACATTAACAGTAAGAGCAGAGGACACCCTCATAGGCAAGACAACAGAATACACCTATGACATGGTAGTTCTTGGAGTGGGATTAACACCACCAGAAGGAATCGAAGACCTAAGAAAGACCATAGGATTATCCAAGTCTGCCGACGGCTTCCTAATGGAAGCACACCCAAAACTCAGACCTGTTGACACACTAACAGACGGAGTATACCTCGCAGGTGTTTCACAAGGTCCAAAGGACATACCAGACTCCGTCGCACAATCATCTGGTGCAGCGGCCAGAGCAGCCATACCAATGGTCAAGGGAGAAGTGGAAATTGAACCTATAATTGCTGTCACAGACCTAGACGTATGTGGCGGATGCCAGGTATGCGTAGAGTTATGTCCATTCGGAGCCATTGAAATAAAAGACGACCAAGCAAACGTAAACGTGGCCCTATGTAAAGGTTGCGGAACATGTGTAGCCGCATGCCCATCAGGTGCAATGGACCAACAACACTTCAGAACCAAACAGATAATGGCACAAATCGAAGCAGCATTCAGAGAACCGGCAAAATAA
- a CDS encoding archaeoflavoprotein: MRIAWAFTGAGHLLLESVEELEKLAKEHKVTIMISRAAEEVLKMYGLFERVKKLEGGYYRELVLEKDEGFSFPITGRLSLGRYDLLIVSPATANTVAKIVHGIADTLVTNAVAQAGKGKVRTIILPVDLEEGEVETVIPSKLELSICRKCETCEAAAACPQDAIIPGVEIQLLKCIGCGSCQKACPYGAVSGGSTITLRMRSIDVENTRRLEKIEGIQIIKTPMEFWDYL, translated from the coding sequence ATGAGGATAGCTTGGGCATTTACAGGAGCCGGACACTTACTCCTTGAAAGTGTCGAGGAACTTGAAAAACTTGCAAAAGAACACAAAGTCACAATAATGATCTCAAGGGCGGCTGAAGAAGTATTAAAAATGTATGGCCTTTTTGAACGTGTTAAAAAATTGGAAGGAGGCTACTACAGAGAACTAGTACTAGAAAAGGATGAAGGTTTCAGTTTCCCGATAACTGGAAGATTATCCCTGGGCCGTTATGACTTGCTTATAGTATCTCCTGCCACCGCAAATACCGTGGCTAAGATAGTTCATGGGATAGCAGACACTCTTGTCACAAATGCAGTTGCACAAGCCGGTAAAGGTAAAGTTAGAACAATAATATTACCTGTGGACCTAGAGGAGGGTGAAGTCGAAACTGTGATACCTTCTAAGTTAGAATTGAGTATTTGCAGGAAATGTGAAACATGTGAAGCCGCGGCAGCTTGCCCCCAGGATGCGATAATACCCGGGGTAGAGATACAACTTTTAAAGTGTATAGGTTGTGGTAGTTGTCAGAAGGCTTGTCCATATGGTGCGGTATCAGGTGGAAGTACCATAACCCTCAGGATGAGGAGCATAGACGTGGAGAATACAAGGCGCCTCGAAAAGATAGAGGGCATCCAGATCATTAAAACCCCTATGGAATTTTGGGATTACCTGTAA
- a CDS encoding serine hydroxymethyltransferase, whose translation MMNNRIYAEKIRNFMKDHNKWMEESINLIASENITSSRVKEALTSDLSHRYAEGLPGKRFYEGCYYIDKIEELTIDLCKKLFNAEHANVQPTSGVVANLASFFALTNVGDSIMALEIPYGGHLSHASVSAAGVRGLKIHSHPFDADKMNIDAEKMKKKIMELKPKLVLLGGSLFLFPHPVEEAKEAADEVGASIMYDGAHVLGLIAGKCFQDPLGEGADVLVGSTHKTFPGPQGGIILCGGELADKIDEAVFPGLVSNHHLHHVAGLGITAAEMLEFGEAYAKDTIRNAKKLAENLYELGFNVLCEDLGFTESHQLVMDVSDIGRAVEIAKKLEENNIILNKNLLPWDDVNRSNDPSGIRIGTQEVTRRGMKESEMAQIAEYIKMVLIDKKDVKGEVSEFMADYTKVHYAFEESEAYKYLDII comes from the coding sequence ATGATGAATAATCGAATTTACGCCGAGAAAATCCGAAATTTCATGAAAGACCATAACAAGTGGATGGAAGAAAGCATTAACTTGATTGCAAGTGAAAATATTACAAGTTCGCGAGTCAAAGAAGCCCTCACCTCAGATCTCTCACACAGATATGCAGAGGGCCTTCCAGGTAAACGATTCTATGAAGGCTGCTATTACATAGACAAAATCGAAGAATTGACAATAGACCTATGCAAAAAACTTTTCAATGCAGAACATGCCAATGTACAACCCACCTCAGGCGTCGTGGCGAACCTGGCATCATTTTTCGCCCTTACAAACGTAGGTGATAGCATCATGGCCCTGGAAATCCCCTATGGGGGTCATTTATCCCATGCAAGTGTGAGCGCGGCTGGAGTGAGGGGATTAAAGATCCACTCCCACCCATTCGACGCAGATAAGATGAATATTGACGCTGAAAAAATGAAAAAGAAGATAATGGAATTAAAACCCAAACTAGTACTCCTTGGGGGTAGCCTTTTCTTGTTCCCACATCCTGTGGAAGAAGCAAAGGAAGCTGCTGATGAAGTAGGTGCCAGTATAATGTATGACGGAGCCCATGTACTGGGTTTGATTGCAGGTAAATGTTTCCAGGATCCACTAGGGGAAGGTGCTGATGTTCTGGTAGGCAGCACCCATAAAACCTTCCCAGGGCCACAAGGTGGCATAATCTTGTGTGGCGGTGAACTGGCAGATAAAATAGATGAAGCTGTATTCCCAGGCCTTGTAAGTAATCACCATCTTCATCATGTGGCTGGATTAGGGATCACGGCAGCTGAAATGTTAGAATTTGGGGAAGCCTATGCAAAGGACACAATAAGAAATGCTAAGAAACTCGCTGAAAACCTCTATGAGTTGGGGTTCAATGTTTTATGTGAAGATCTTGGATTTACTGAGTCTCATCAGCTTGTGATGGATGTTTCAGATATTGGAAGAGCTGTTGAAATCGCGAAAAAACTTGAGGAAAACAATATTATATTGAATAAAAATCTGCTACCATGGGATGATGTTAACAGGTCAAACGACCCATCAGGTATACGCATAGGCACCCAGGAGGTTACAAGGCGTGGAATGAAAGAGTCAGAGATGGCCCAGATAGCAGAGTACATCAAAATGGTGCTCATAGATAAAAAGGATGTTAAAGGGGAAGTTTCAGAGTTCATGGCGGATTATACGAAAGTCCATTATGCATTTGAAGAATCAGAAGCTTATAAATACTTGGACATCATCTAG
- a CDS encoding putative permease yields MEKSVAIIEAAMPSAMLSMVLSIENNLDINLTAACVFMSTALSLITLPLIIAFIG; encoded by the coding sequence TTGGAAAAATCTGTTGCAATTATAGAAGCTGCAATGCCATCTGCAATGCTCAGCATGGTTTTATCCATTGAAAATAACCTTGATATTAATCTAACCGCCGCCTGTGTATTCATGAGCACAGCACTCAGTCTAATAACCCTACCATTGATAATAGCTTTCATAGGTTAA